The following DNA comes from Streptomyces sp. NBC_00273.
CTGCCCGTCCGGCTGCGGCGGGTGGACGTACTGCCGCGGCACGGGGGGCTGCGCGAACCGGGCTTCCTGGGCGGCGCTGAGGTCGGCGTACGGGTCGAGGTGCGGTACGTACAGCGGTGCCACGGGGGCGGCCTGCCGGGGTACGGGGGGCTCGCGGTCCGGGGCCGCCGCGGACGGTTCCTCCCGGTCGGGCTCGTCCTCGAAGCCGGGGAGTTCCGCCAGGTGTTCCAGGAGGATCTCGCCCTGGCCGTGGATGTTGCCGATGGCGACCAGGGAGGAGCTCTCGCCCAGGTGGCCGAGCAGCTCGTTCATGAACTCCTCGCCGTCGCGCTGGTCGCCGCCGAGGTCGACGGCGCGCCCGCGCCACTCGGCCGGGATCGCGTCGATGGCGCTCTTGGCCGGGTGCCCGATCACGAAGACCTTGTCGGGCATCAGGTCCGGGACGATCGCGCCCATCTGGCCGTTGCGCTCGACGCGGTCCGGGCGGCAGTTGATCACGACGTTGAGGGGGCGGTCGACGGCGCCGAGGTCGAGGAGCTGGTTGATGTTCATCAGCGTCGACTCGGGGTCGTTGGCGGCGAAGACGTTGGCGAAGCGGACCCGCTTGCCGCCGGGGGCCACGTACCGCTCGACGGAGAGCACGCCGGGGTCCGGCGGGGCGTCGTACATCCCCTGGAGGGCGGTCTCGCGGTCGACGCCGAGGAGCTCGGCGACGGTGAGCGCGATGGCGACGTTCTCCTTGAAGGTGAACCAGCTGAAGCCGCGCAGCTCGTCGTCGCTGACCGTGTCGGGGTCGGCGTAGACGAGCGTGCAGTTGCGCGCGTCGGCCTCCTCCTGGAGGACGTGGAAGCGCTCCTTCTCGGCGGTGACGCAGATCCCGCCGTGCGGCATCGAGCGCGACAGGGAGCGCGCGATGTCGTCGAGGGTGGGTCCCATCTCGGCGACGTGGTCCTCGCGGACGTTGCACAGGACGCCGATGGTCGACTGGATCAGCTTCGACTGGTTGATCTCCTGGAGCGCGGGCATGACCGCCATGCACTCCATGACCAGTGCGTGCGGCTGGTAGGCCGCGGCGCGCCGGACGATGCCGATCTGTTCGACGACGTTGGCGATGCCGAACTTCCGGTAGACGGGCTCCTCGGTGGCGTCCGGGTGGATGAAGCGGGCCGCGGTGCCGGTGGTCTTGGCGACCGTCAGCAGCCCGCCGCCGCGCAGGGCGCCCGCGCACAGCCGGGTGATGGAGCTCTTGCCGCGGATGCCGTTGACCAGCACCCGGTTCGGTATCTGCGCGAGGTTGGCGTAGTGCCGGCGCTGCTCGACGACGCCCGCGACGAGCATGACCAGGCAGCAGAAGAGCAGCACGCAGTAGAGGAAGAGCACGGGGGATCAGTTCCTTCCGGCCGGGGTGGCGCGGCCGGGCGTCCGGCCGGTGGTGCCGCCGGCGGCGTCCCGCTTGCGCTGCTCCAGCAGCTGCAGGCGGATGACTTCGAGGCTGCGGGTGACGGCGCCGACCTCGTCGTGGTGGGTCGGGTAGACGACGGTGCGGCGGTCGCCGTCGGCCAGGGCCTCCGCACGTCGGGCGAGGTCGCGCAGCGGCCGCACCACGATGATGTGGATCCAGCCGAGGCAGGCCACGGCGCCCGTGAGGCCGAGCAGTCCGGCCAGGACGGTGCGGTTCTGGGTGGTGTACGCGGGGATCTCCAGGCCCTTGGCCGGCTGCCAGGTGACGACGGTCCACTCCAGGGGCTGGGCCACGCCGCCGCCGGTCATCGGCGCCGCGGCGGCGATGGAGACGCCGCCGTCGCGGAGCAGGGCGCTCTTGGCGCGCGGTCCCTTGTCCGTCTTCTCCTCGGCGGCGCCCTTGCCGTCCGCGCCGCTCTTGTCGTTGGCGGAGCGCACCAGGGCGTCGAGCCCCGCGTCCGAGAGCGACGTGAAGGCCCGGTAGCCGTTGTTGCCGCCGATCACCCGGTGCTCCGCGTCGACGACGCGGACCTCGCCCAGGCCGGGCCGCTTGAGCAGGGCGTTGAGGAAGTCGATGCGCAGCTCGCCGACGACGGCGGCGCCGGCCAGGCCGGGAGCCTCGGCGTACTCGGTGATGACCGGCCGGTTGCCGCTGTCGACCAGGGTCACGGGCTGCTTCGAGGGGCCCTTGCCGGCGGGGTGGTGGGGCGTGCCGCCGGCGCGGGCCAGGACGGTGCCGTCGGCGCTCAGGACGTAGAGGGATTCGTAGCGTCCGTGCTGGGTCCGGGTGCGTTCCAGCAGCTTGGTCAGCTCGGCGGGCGTGGTCCCGTCGCTGATGACCGAGGCGACGGAGGTGAGGTCGGCGTGTCCTTCGTTGAGGGCGCGGCGTACCCGGTCGGCCAGGGTGTCGGTGCGTTCGCGCTGGTCCTCGACGACCGTCTTGGGCACGGCGACGGAGGCGCCCGCGCGGTTGAGCGTCAGCAGGAGCGGTGCCGACCACACCAGGAGCAGGATCCCGCACACCCCGAGGAGGGCGCGGGTCCCGATCCGGGCGCGGCGGCCCCGGCGGGGGCCGCCGGTTTCCGCTGCGGGCTCGCCGAGGAGCTGCCGGCGCAGCCGGTCGAGGGCGGCGCCGATGCGGGCGGCCTCGCCGTACTTCGGCACGGTGACCGGTCGGTGCAGGTCGCCGCGGCCGATCCGGCGGCTCTCCAGGAACAGCCGGAGCAGCGGGCGCTGCACGGTGGTCACGAGCAGGGCCACGGCCAGTGCTCCGAGCACCAGCAGGGCGGCGGACGCGGCGATCCAGAAGAAGGAGTCGACGGCGGCGGAGCGTTCCTCGGCGACGCCGACGAAGGAGACGACGGTGAGGCCGAGGGCGGACGCGTCGGTGCCCACGCCGGGCTGCGAACCGGTGAGCTTCGCGTAGCCGGCCACGGAGCGGTGACCGTCCTTGGAGTCCCCGAGCAGGCTGCCGCTGACGCCCGCGAAGCCGCCGGAGCCGGGCTCCTTGGCCTGGAGGGGGTGCTGCCCGGCCTTCTGGGCGACGGTCTTCGCGAACTTCCCGAGCTGCTTCTTCTCCTGCGCGGAACCGCCGATGCCGTCGCTGCCGAGGACCTGGCCGGAGGAGTCGAGGACGGCGATGGCGCGGGACCGGCCCAGGCTGATGCCCGGGACCTTCAGGCTGCTGGAGGCGACCAGGAGCTGCTGGGGGCGGTCGGGCCAGGACAGCAGGGCGAGGGTGAGCAGGCGGGTCTCGCCGTTCTCCAGCCGGACCATGCGGGGGGCGAGGCCGTTCTCCCCGTCGAGCGCGGTCAGGTCGAGGGCGGTCAGCGGGAGGTTCTCGCCGCGCTGCGCCTCCAGACGGCCCGACTTGATCTCGATCACGGCCGTGCCGCGCCACTTCTGGTAGACGCTGCCGAGCTTGTCGAGCACGGAGTCGGGCGAGACCGGTTCGCCGGAGCTGAACAGGGAGGCGGTCCTGCCGATGTCCGTGATGCTCTCGTCCAGGGAGGCGCGCAGGGCGATGGCGCCGTCCTCCGCGAAGTACTGCTGGGAGGTGAGGACCGCCGGCGGTACGGGCTCCCGGCCCACGTGTCCGAGTTGGAACGCGGTGAGGGCGGCGAGGGCCAGCAGCAGGGCGGACAGGGCGGCGATGGGCGGACGGATGCCGCCCAGCAGCGACATGTCAGCCCGAAGGCGGGTCCGGTGCCGCCTCGATCGCGACGCGGCCAACGCGGGCTCCTCTTCGTTCTGTCCTGGAGCCGGTGCGGCCTAGGGAGTGTGATGATCTGGGCTTGCGGGGCGCGCGGGGACTGCCGTGCGGGCCTCGGTGCGTCCGGGTCAGCGTGGGCCGGTCGGTCGGCGGGGCCCGGTGGCGGGCGAGCCGGTACGAAGAGCGGAGGGGCGAGAAGCGGAGCGCATCACTCCGTTATTTTCGTATGACTATGAGCGCTCCACTGACCAGGCGAATAACGATTGCGATTCTGTGCGGCGCCTTCATTGCCCTTTGTGCCGGTTTGACGCTTTGGGTCGCGAACTCGGGAAGCGCACCGCCGGCCCGCCCGACCGGCCCCGCTCCCCAGCGCTCCGCCGACATCGACCTGGAGCAGCGGATCGCCCGCTTCACCGCCGGCTTCAGCGAGCGCGGCGGCTACCGCACCCCCACGGACCAGGAACGACTCGCGTTCACCAGGGCGTTCGCCCACCTGCTCGACGGCGATCCGGAAGCGGCCCGGACCGGCCTGTCCGAGATCGACTTCACCCTCCGCACCGTCACGGACGCCGCCAGCGGACGCCGGTACACCGAGGTGGCGGACGGGGTGAGTGAATCGGGCCACACCAGCCGCGGCTGGGGCCGGGTGTACGTCGATCTCGACCTGCCCGCACGCTGGTCGGTCCAGGTCCCCCACCCCGTCGCCGACGCCCGCACCGAGCTCCTGGGGGCACGGGTGCTGCGCGGCGCACCGGGCGGGGTGCTGGTGCTCGCGGGCGCCCACCGCGATGCGGGCGAGGGCGGGGCGGCGGACGTGGCACACCGCGACGACTCGGTCTTCCACGGCGTGGTGGAGGAGCTGGCGCGGCGGAACCTACCGGGGGTCCAGCTGCACGGGTTCGCCGACGAGTCGTTCCGCGGGCGCGACGCGGTGGTCTCCACGGGCGCCGGCGACAGCGCCGTGGCGGACGCGGAACGGCTGACCGCCGCACTGCGGCGCGACGGGCTGGAGGTCTGCACGGCGTACTCCGCGCGCTGCAAGCTCGCCGGCCGGGAGAACGAACAGGGCCGGACCGCCGCCGACCGGCAGTCCCGCTTCCTCCACGTCGAGCTGAACAAGACGCTCCGCGGCGACGACCACGGCCTCGACCGTGCCGCCGCCGCGATCACCACCC
Coding sequences within:
- the pgsB gene encoding poly-gamma-glutamate synthase PgsB, which produces MLFLYCVLLFCCLVMLVAGVVEQRRHYANLAQIPNRVLVNGIRGKSSITRLCAGALRGGGLLTVAKTTGTAARFIHPDATEEPVYRKFGIANVVEQIGIVRRAAAYQPHALVMECMAVMPALQEINQSKLIQSTIGVLCNVREDHVAEMGPTLDDIARSLSRSMPHGGICVTAEKERFHVLQEEADARNCTLVYADPDTVSDDELRGFSWFTFKENVAIALTVAELLGVDRETALQGMYDAPPDPGVLSVERYVAPGGKRVRFANVFAANDPESTLMNINQLLDLGAVDRPLNVVINCRPDRVERNGQMGAIVPDLMPDKVFVIGHPAKSAIDAIPAEWRGRAVDLGGDQRDGEEFMNELLGHLGESSSLVAIGNIHGQGEILLEHLAELPGFEDEPDREEPSAAAPDREPPVPRQAAPVAPLYVPHLDPYADLSAAQEARFAQPPVPRQYVHPPQPDGQWHQGPYPQQQYGEPWPPRPYEPHPNPQWQSPGDPR
- a CDS encoding HAMP domain-containing protein translates to MSLLGGIRPPIAALSALLLALAALTAFQLGHVGREPVPPAVLTSQQYFAEDGAIALRASLDESITDIGRTASLFSSGEPVSPDSVLDKLGSVYQKWRGTAVIEIKSGRLEAQRGENLPLTALDLTALDGENGLAPRMVRLENGETRLLTLALLSWPDRPQQLLVASSSLKVPGISLGRSRAIAVLDSSGQVLGSDGIGGSAQEKKQLGKFAKTVAQKAGQHPLQAKEPGSGGFAGVSGSLLGDSKDGHRSVAGYAKLTGSQPGVGTDASALGLTVVSFVGVAEERSAAVDSFFWIAASAALLVLGALAVALLVTTVQRPLLRLFLESRRIGRGDLHRPVTVPKYGEAARIGAALDRLRRQLLGEPAAETGGPRRGRRARIGTRALLGVCGILLLVWSAPLLLTLNRAGASVAVPKTVVEDQRERTDTLADRVRRALNEGHADLTSVASVISDGTTPAELTKLLERTRTQHGRYESLYVLSADGTVLARAGGTPHHPAGKGPSKQPVTLVDSGNRPVITEYAEAPGLAGAAVVGELRIDFLNALLKRPGLGEVRVVDAEHRVIGGNNGYRAFTSLSDAGLDALVRSANDKSGADGKGAAEEKTDKGPRAKSALLRDGGVSIAAAAPMTGGGVAQPLEWTVVTWQPAKGLEIPAYTTQNRTVLAGLLGLTGAVACLGWIHIIVVRPLRDLARRAEALADGDRRTVVYPTHHDEVGAVTRSLEVIRLQLLEQRKRDAAGGTTGRTPGRATPAGRN